A genomic segment from Colletotrichum higginsianum IMI 349063 chromosome 5, whole genome shotgun sequence encodes:
- a CDS encoding Phosphatidylinositol-specific phospholipase C, producing MRFHCMPLLYVVAFFVLISGLFSVLLSLAPCFVKSKNHCYRGYESHYSFDVNRADHAEWMRAIPDDANLTSLSIPGTHDTMTYDLDNQVFQCQNHNLSAQLHAGMRYLDIRGRLVNDSIDIYHASMPTGHSYAEVLLTVFDFLDDHPSETVVMRLKEEGRPLGANTMTFEDAFNFYLHNSTVTSPGAKSHFRKHDPRKPYPTLGALRGKIFLLQNFPSKGPESPYGVVWASADMVLEDLWIIPSVEHLYMKWEAIENALRRAATAGDHVNRVLYLAHLSASVGVLPIEAAAGNLNRTVAGMNDRTGDWLAATADRGDSGKTGVVIIDFPGKELVDQVLARNRPLTDRGAEL from the coding sequence ATGCGTTTCCACTGCATGCCCCTGCTCTACGTCGTCGCTTTCTTCGTCCTCATCTCGGGCCTCTTCTCCGTCCTGCTCTcgctggcgccgtgcttCGTCAAGTCCAAGAACCACTGCTACCGCGGCTATGAGTCTCACTACTCCTTCGACGTCAACCGCGCCGACCACGCCGAGTGGATGCGCGCCAtccccgacgacgccaacCTCACCAGCCTCTCTATCCCTGGCACGCACGACACCATGACCTACGACCTCGACAACCAGGTCTTCCAGTGCCAGAACCACAACCTCTCGGCCCAGCTGCACGCCGGCATGCGTTACCTCGACATccgcggccgcctcgtcaACGACTCGATCGACATCTACCACGCCTCCATGCCCACCGGCCATTCCTATGCCGAGGTCCTGCTCACCGTcttcgacttcctcgacgaccacCCCAGCGAGACCGTCGTCATGCGcctcaaggaggagggccggCCCCTCGGCGCCAACACCATGACCTTTGAGGACGCCTTCAACTTCTACCTGCACAACTCCACCGTCACCTCCCCCGGCGCCAAGTCCCACTTCCGCAAGCACGACCCGCGCAAGCCCTACCCgaccctcggcgccctccgCGGCAAGATCTTCCTACTGCAGAACTTCCCCTCCAAGGGCCCCGAGAGCCCCTACGGCGTCGTCTGGGCCTCGGCCGACATggtcctcgaggacctctGGATCATCCCGAGCGTCGAGCACCTCTACATGAAGTGGGAGGCCATCGAGAACGCcctgcgccgcgccgccaccgctgGGGACCACGTCAACCGCGTCCTGTACCTCGCCCACCTGAGCGCCTCGGTCGGCGTGCTGcccatcgaggccgccgccgggaacCTGAACCgcaccgtcgccggcatGAACGACCGCACCGGCGACTggctcgccgccaccgccgaccgCGGCGACAGCGGTAAGACgggcgtcgtcatcatcgacttCCCCGGcaaggagctcgtcgaccaggTGCTGGCCCGGAACCGGCCCTTGACGGACCGCGGCGCCGAGTTGTGA
- a CDS encoding ER membrane protein, whose product MLSSIERATRCMGILALALLPMAKTVQAVPEADFLLPRQLQQTLCSSQNTASMSANLSTWQTNGLCQDFCRDKNYAFAIVQWQSCWCSDVAPAPSTEAEISDKCNDICPGYDIERCGSRPNYFGYLTLAKTPVSTAGSGGGSGGATTSSKVPSSTATSSKPRTTVQTVTADGTVRTVTVTPTATGNDVATGASELAPSDQSTSNGPSTGAVVGIVVGVIGAVVALAGIGLFLFFRRRKQRQNENDKYDVPSHRGSSAGMSGSPRNPEMVVTVDGGRWDPDTTSEQRRSRLLAHDPRLDPLPRGLYVRNKSAESINTLRDDQDYSRKVHQPVLRATNPDPE is encoded by the exons ATGCTATCATCTATTGAACGAGCTACGAGGTGCATgggcatcctcgccctcgctctCCTGCCAATGGCGAAAACCGTCCAAGCCGTACCCGAGGCCGACTTCCTCCTGCCTCGACAATTACAGCAAACACTTTGCTCCAGCCAAAACACGGCCTCTATGAGCGCTA ATCTTAGTACCTGGCAGACGAACGGACTTTGCCAAGACTTTTGCAGAGATAAGAACTACGCTTTTGCCATCGTGCAGTGGCAGTCGTGCTGGTGTTCGGATGTTGCGCCGGCCCCGTCAACGGAAGCGGAAATCAGTGACAAGTGCAACGATATTTGCCCTGGCTACGACATTGAGCGCTGCGGCTCAAGACCGAACTACTTTGGCTATCTGACCCTTGCTAAGACGCCCGTCAGCACCGCAGGCAGCGGAGGCGGCAGCGGAGGCGCTACAACGTCGTCCAAGGTACCATCTTCAACAGCA ACATCGAGCAAGCCTAGAACGACTGTCCAGACAGTCACAGCCGACGGAACCGTACGgaccgtcaccgtcacgCCAACTGCCACAGGAAACGACGTTGCAACAGGCGCCTCAGAATTGGCCCCTTCGGACCAATCGACGTCGAACGGACCGAGCACCGGCGCTGTCGTTGGAATCGTCGTGGGTGTTATTGGTGCTGTCGTGGCCCTGGCCGGGATAGGACTCTTCCTGTTTTTCAGACGACGGAAGCAACGCCAGAACGAGAACGACAAGTACGACGTGCCCAGCCATCGGGGCAGCTCGGCTGGCATGTCGGGATCGCCACGCAACCCCGAAATGGTTGTGACCGTCGACGGAGGACGGTGGGACCCCGACACAACCAGTGAGCAACGAAGAAGCCGACTGCTGGCGCATGATCCTCGCCTGGACCCCCTCCCGAGAGGCTTGTACGTGCGCAACAAGAGCGCGGAGAGCATCAACACCCTACGCGACGACCAAGATTACTCCCGAAAGGTTCACCAACCGGTTTTGCGAGCGACCAACCCGGATCCCGAATGA
- a CDS encoding Duf300 domain-containing protein produces MNLTCNSTLEDMRIVPGSEILIAGPLTFHDLALIIAGSCTIIAICLSFYLIFMHSINYTKPREQRQIIRILFMVPVYAASSFLQLYFYWHAVYFQLMSDCYEAFAIASFFSLMCHYLAPDVHTQKDYFRNLHPIKPWVWPLDWFAKCCGGQRGPWRTPKSGLTWFNVIWIGVYHYVFIRVAMTVTAVVTQYFHRYCESSNNPVFAHVWVISINCVAVTIAMYCVIQFYVQMREPLKEHSPFLKVLAIKLVVFFSFWQVTCISLATSTLDLVHPNRVLAYPDIKVGIPALLLCFEMSLFALLHLWAFPYAPYVPGAKITFYPAPDARDLNAPLRENVHSAPGGGWMGLRAIGDALNLWDFVKAFGRGMRWLFCGVKRRKEDPSYKTAASLDMDDLDKGGDTAYHPAGLKSTEHLPIAHEFRRSTYLQPSRPPPRPARLDNESASLIAHAQPNPSQMSPPRRPERPRSPLSPLSPISPYQDHGFQETGMAPVYHAHQTSNADWEKTSPTTTSPTSGPRDLTQQRIGEALWGPPQSPAAAAAMMPESPVLGSPMNGAPGQVRPTHGNQPHGQPGPGTAF; encoded by the exons ATGAACCTGACGTGTAACTCAACGCTCGAGGACATGAGAA TTGTCCCCGGCTCCGAGATTCTCATCGCCGGCCCGTTGACCTTCCATGACCTGGCCCTCATCATCGCTGGCTCCTgcaccatcatcgccatctgCCTTTCCTTCTACCTCATCTTCATGCACTCCATCAACTACACGAAGCCCCGCGAGCAGCGCCAGATCATTCGTATTCTTTTCATGGTCCCCGTCTACGCCGCCTCGTCTTTCCTCCAGCTCTACTTCTACTGGCACGCCGTCTACTTCCAGCTCATGAGCGACTGCTACGAggccttcgccatcgcctccttcttctcgctcATGTGTCACTACCTCGCCCCAGACGTCCACACCCAAAAGGACTACTTCCGCAACCTTCACCCCATCAAGCCTTGGGTCTGGCCTCTCGACTGGTTTGCCAAGTGCTGCGGAGGACAGAGAGGCCCCTGGCGTACCCCCAAGAGCGGTTTGACATGGTTCAACGTCATCTGGATCGGCGTCTACCATTATGTCTTCATCCGCGTTGCCATGACTGTCACCGCCGTTGTCACGCAGTACTTCCACCGCTACTGCGAGAGCTCCAACAACCCCGTCTTCGCTCACGTCTGG GTCATCTCCATCAACTGCGTAGCCGTCACAATCGCCATGTACTGCGTCATTCAATTCTACGTACAGATGCGGGAGCCTCTCAAGGAGCACTCGCCCTTTCTCAAGGTTCTTGCCATCAAActtgtcgtcttcttctctttttgGCAGGTCACTTGCATCTCTCTGGCCACATCCACGCTCGATCTCGTCCACCCGAACAGAGTCCTTGCCTATCCCGATATCAAAGTCGGCATccctgctcttcttctctgtTTCGAAATGTCCCTGttcgccctcctccatctctgGGCTTTCCCCTACGCACCCTACGTGCCCGGCGCCAAGATCACCTTCTACCCGGCCCCAGACGCCCGCGACCTCAACGCGCCTCTGCGCGAAAACGTCCACTCCGCCCCCGGCGGTGGCTGGATGGGTCTCCGCGCTATCGGAGATGCCCTCAACCTCTGGGACTTCGTCAAGGCGTTTGGCCGTGGTATGCGCTGGCTATTCTGCGGTGTCAAGCGCCGCAAGGAGGACCCCAGCTACAAGACAGCCGCCAGTTTGGACATGGATgacctcgacaagggcgGCGACACCGCATACCATCCCGCTGGCCTCAAGAGCACCGAGCATCTCCCCATCGCCCACGAGTTCCGCCGCAGCACATATCTGCAGCCCTCGCGACCACCTCCTCGACCCGCACGCCTAGACAACGAGAGCGCCAGCCTCATCGCTCACGCACAGCCGAACCCTTCCCAGATGTCTCCACCGCGCCGCCCAGAACGGCCACGCTCACCATTGTCGCCCTTGTCACCTATCTCGCCGTACCAAGACCACGGCTTCCAGGAGACGGGCATGGCACCTGTGTACCATGCTCACCAGACCTCGAACGCCGACTGGGAGAAGACATCGCCCACAACGACGAGCCCGACGTCGGGGCCACGCGATCTGACTCAGCAACGGATCGGAGAGGCGCTCTGGGGACCACCGCAAagccccgccgccgccgccgccatgatgCCAGAAAGCCCCGTCCTCGGGTCGCCCATGAACGGCGCCCCCGGTCAAGTACGCCCGACACACGGAAACCAGCCACATGGGCAGCCTGGACCCGGAACGGCCTTTTGA